A stretch of candidate division KSB1 bacterium DNA encodes these proteins:
- a CDS encoding DUF2270 domain-containing protein codes for MMTTPESPHQNQNNEKPRENHQPVWTFRGYEMRPSEFNTAMVHYYRAEIQRSNVWRQRLDTTTNWAVIASSAAISFALSAPGHHYGVLILNTLLVTLFLWMEARRYRYYELWAYRTRLMETDFFAAMLAPPFAPRPEWAESMVETLHTPVFPISMWEAFGRRFRRNFVWIFLVLGLSLLLKVFMHPTMTTSWENAIERLQLGPIDGWTILMAGLVYNGLLFLIGFATAGLRQATGEVLPKSSNVPVLEKLWHAMEVKDASTGGSNGKGARKPRGRKRQQLLCMIISARPKNIAERIMRDLRRGVTGLHGAGMHSQQERDVLIVAATVSEIAGIKTAVKAEDPNAFVIVMPAQEVMGRGFQALEI; via the coding sequence ATGATGACAACACCTGAATCACCTCACCAAAATCAAAACAACGAGAAGCCGCGTGAAAATCACCAGCCGGTGTGGACGTTCCGCGGCTACGAAATGCGGCCGTCCGAGTTCAACACCGCGATGGTACACTACTATCGCGCCGAGATTCAACGCTCGAACGTTTGGCGGCAACGCCTCGATACCACCACGAACTGGGCCGTGATCGCCTCCAGCGCCGCGATCTCGTTTGCGCTTTCGGCTCCGGGCCACCACTATGGCGTGCTGATTCTCAATACGCTGCTGGTCACGCTTTTTCTTTGGATGGAAGCCCGGCGCTATCGCTACTATGAACTGTGGGCGTATCGCACGCGCTTGATGGAAACCGATTTTTTCGCCGCCATGCTCGCCCCGCCTTTTGCGCCGCGGCCGGAATGGGCGGAGAGCATGGTTGAAACGTTGCACACCCCGGTGTTTCCCATCAGCATGTGGGAAGCGTTTGGCCGCCGCTTTCGCCGCAACTTCGTGTGGATTTTTCTCGTGCTCGGCCTGTCCTTGCTGCTCAAAGTTTTCATGCACCCGACGATGACCACTTCCTGGGAGAATGCCATCGAGCGTTTGCAGCTCGGTCCAATTGACGGTTGGACGATTTTGATGGCCGGGCTTGTTTACAACGGGTTGCTCTTTCTGATTGGTTTCGCCACTGCCGGTTTGCGGCAAGCCACCGGCGAAGTCCTGCCGAAATCCAGCAACGTGCCGGTGTTGGAAAAGCTGTGGCACGCCATGGAAGTTAAAGACGCTTCGACCGGCGGAAGCAACGGCAAAGGCGCACGCAAGCCGCGCGGCCGCAAGCGCCAGCAGCTTCTCTGCATGATCATCTCGGCCAGGCCGAAAAACATCGCCGAGCGCATCATGCGCGATTTGAGGCGTGGCGTTACCGGCTTGCACGGCGCCGGCATGCACTCACAACAGGAGCGCGACGTGCTCATCGTGGCGGCCACCGTCAGCGAAATCGCCGGGATCAAAACC